In one Verrucomicrobiia bacterium genomic region, the following are encoded:
- a CDS encoding YqgE/AlgH family protein: MPANGKFLKGHLLLDSGQLRGSFFQRTVVLICQHDAEGAFGLVLNRATGSNAGEMIVADLPDTLKTCPLYLGGPVQPSALSFLLTDAFIPEANVLPNLSLSHSVDALIELGESFSPTQKVKLFAGYAGWSPGQLEDEIKRKAWVTHPASLELVFDTRPDELWQKVLRKKGWQYRLLSQMPEDLSLN, from the coding sequence ATGCCGGCAAACGGAAAGTTCTTGAAAGGTCACCTGCTGCTGGACAGCGGCCAGTTGCGCGGCTCATTTTTCCAGCGCACGGTCGTGCTGATTTGCCAGCATGACGCCGAAGGGGCGTTCGGTTTGGTGCTCAACCGCGCGACAGGCAGCAACGCCGGCGAGATGATCGTAGCCGACCTCCCCGACACGCTCAAAACATGCCCGCTCTACCTGGGCGGCCCGGTGCAACCTTCGGCGTTGAGCTTTTTGCTGACCGACGCTTTCATTCCGGAAGCCAACGTGCTCCCGAACCTGAGCCTGAGCCATTCGGTGGATGCATTGATCGAGTTGGGCGAATCGTTCTCGCCGACCCAGAAAGTGAAGCTGTTCGCCGGGTATGCCGGGTGGAGTCCCGGCCAACTCGAAGACGAAATCAAGCGCAAGGCCTGGGTGACGCACCCGGCGTCGTTGGAGCTGGTTTTTGATACGCGGCCGGACGAACTCTGGCAAAAAGTGCTGCGTAAGAAAGGCTGGCAGTACCGGCTGCTCTCGCAGATGCCGGAGGACCTATCGCTGAATTAA
- a CDS encoding redoxin domain-containing protein: MRRALSWLGLMASVTMAYGAAEIGQPVPDFTATDINGQTHKLSDYKGKIVILESYNQDCPFCHNHYRTGAMQELQGDMTSKGVVWLVVNSVGEKYSSHRSPETARKEWAEQKMKATAWLDDSSGEIGKKYGMRTTPHMFVIDPKGILVYQGAIDDRAEPEGDPRTARNYVREAVQRLQAGEAVTVSQTRPYGCGVKYGS, translated from the coding sequence ATGAGGCGCGCATTGAGCTGGCTGGGCCTAATGGCTTCCGTGACCATGGCGTATGGAGCGGCCGAGATCGGCCAACCGGTGCCGGACTTTACGGCCACGGATATCAACGGGCAAACCCATAAACTGAGCGATTACAAAGGCAAAATCGTTATCCTGGAGTCCTACAATCAGGATTGTCCGTTTTGCCACAACCATTACCGGACCGGTGCGATGCAGGAACTGCAAGGGGACATGACGTCCAAGGGGGTGGTGTGGTTGGTCGTAAATTCTGTGGGCGAGAAATATTCGAGCCATCGGAGTCCCGAAACTGCGCGCAAGGAGTGGGCCGAGCAAAAGATGAAGGCCACGGCGTGGCTGGACGACAGCTCGGGGGAGATTGGGAAGAAATACGGCATGCGCACGACACCGCACATGTTCGTGATCGATCCGAAAGGCATCCTGGTTTACCAGGGCGCGATCGATGATCGGGCGGAGCCGGAAGGCGATCCGCGCACGGCCCGAAATTATGTCCGGGAAGCCGTGCAGAGGTTGCAGGCAGGGGAAGCGGTGACGGTTTCACAGACCCGGCCTTACGGGTGCGGGGTGAAATACGGGAGCTGA